From the genome of Mycolicibacterium aromaticivorans JS19b1 = JCM 16368:
TCAATGGCCTGCTGATGGTGCGGAATCATGCGCTGCGTAAACATGGCATCGGCCTGATTGTGGGCCTCGGCCGCTGCCGAGCTCGAAGGCGCCGAGGCTGACGACGATGACGCCTGCTGTGTGCTGGAATTGCTACATGCCGTCGCCGTTCCCGTGATGGCAACGGCGACCGCAGCCACCCCCACCATCAGAGTCTTTCTTCCGTTCACCACAATTCCTTTCCTTGATTGCGTGGCGACGGGATCCGCGTGGCAGCCCGTTGCGCCGTCACCCAGACTTCCGGAGCCCGGTATGGCTCCACTAATCGTTTCGTGAAGATTCGATAAAGAACGACAGCGCCACTTGGTTGACCACAACAAGCGGCAGAGGCTACCCATACGGGCATCGCACGACTACCGGGAGGATCTGAGATGGACATTGCACTGCCAACCAGCATGCAGACAACATTCGCCGATGCGTTAGCACGTACCCGGGACGCATTGGCGAAGAATGGATTTGGTGTGCTCACCGAGATCGACATGAAAGCGACTCTGAAAGCCAAGCTCGGCGAGGATATGGAGGATTACGTGATCCTGGGCGCCTGCAACCCGCCGCTGGCGCATCGGGCCGTCACCCTCGACCGTCAGATCGGGCTGCTGTTGCCCTGCAACGTTGTCGTACGGGCCGACCCCGACGATGCGGCGACGGTGATCGTCGAAGCGATGAACCCCCAGCTGCTCGTGGAAGTGACCGGAGAACCGGCACTACGCGCCGTCGCCGACGAGGTGACAGCCAAACTGCAGGCCGCTATCGATTCCTTGCATACCAAGGTGCCGAAGACCTAAGACGAAACGCATCCTCACAGGTGTATTTTCACAGGGTTCGGCGTGGGCTCGGCTGAGTGCGGCTGATAATAGCTGCTTGTCCGAAGGGTCAATCACCGCGACATCGGTATAGCCCGTACGCAGCATGCGGGCCGCGACCGTGATACCGGTCGTGCTGCCGCCGACGATCAGGACCTGGTCTTTTGGCAGTCGTGCTCATAGTGGACGTTTAAGGGCGAGGTCGCCATGATCGCCGACAACGTGCTCAACCGCGACTTCACTGCTACCGCCCCGAATCAGAAGTGGGTGACCGTTGTGACGGAGCTCCGGGTCGCCGATCGCAAGGTGTATTTATCGCCAGTGATCGACTTGTTCGACCACTCTGTGGTCGCGCACTGCTGGTCGCTGTCGCCGAACCTGCAGTTGACCAACACGTAGCTGACTCTGGCGATCGCGACTCTGTCACCCGGTCAGTGCCCGTTGGTGCACTCCGACCAGGGGTTCAGTATCAGCACCGGTCCTGGCGTGCGCTGCTCAAGGATGCCGAGGCGTCGCAGTCGATGTCACGCAAGGCCAACTGCTACGACAACGCCGTCGCCGAGAACTTCTTCGGGCATTTGAAAGCAGAACTGATTCCACCACAACCGATTCGACACCGTCGAGGCCTTCACAACCGCGCTCGATGACTACATCCACTGGTACAACAACGAACGAATCTCAACAAAGCTCAAGGGCCTGAGTACGGGGTTTTCACGATCCGGGGCGGGTTCACCAGGGCGGCGGTTTGGTAGACGCCGACCGAACTCCGGGCGGACCGAAACCAGGGAGTCTCAGGCTGAGATGATCCACTGCGGACCGGGCAAGCGCTCCCCGCCCTCGGGCGAGTCCGGTGACGACGGGGGTGCTCATGGCCGCGGCGGTCGGGTCCAGCGCCGGCCGCCGTGAGAGCCGTGGGTCCCGGCTACCCTTCTACCGAAAATCAGCCTGTAATACCACGAACCAAGACACCACAGCGAAGTGGTGAGGATTGCACCCCCGACGACAACCATTCCTCCCAAAATAAGCCCTAACGCCGACAGTCCGTAGTACATGGAAACGGCTGAACCGGCCAATAGGGTAGCGGAGAGCGCATAGGAAAACTGTCGGGGTCTTGGCGTAGGCGGTAACGGCGGAGCACTAAATAGGTGGCGAACGCCGAGGTTGTAGACCAGATCGATAGGCATGCCCCTCGGCAGCAATGCACCGCTGAGAGCGACCAGCGCCATCGCCCCCAGCCAAACGGGCGACTGCAAGACCAGCCCGATCACAATCAGAGCGGTGCTCACCCCAGGCGTGAACCGCAGCGGCAATGCGTAACGAGATTTAGCCCCCGCATCAAGTCCCTCGAAACCCTGCTTATCGAGGTTGGTTTCCGTGAAAGCACCAATTGCCATATCAGAGTCCCTCCTGGGTCGCCCGCGTCCATACTGATCTCGTTACACCCGTGGGAGGTAGTGCCATTGGCCCCGAATCCGGAAAGGCCGAACGGCCTTACCCGCGCGCGCCGCGTCCCAAGCACACGATCGGCGGAACATGAATCACATAGCAACTCGGCGAGAGATCCGAAGGCTGGGGACGGTGCGGATCTTCAACGATCCGTAGGCTCCGGGTGAGGTGATGGCCCGCGCGGGCGAATGCCCGGAGGTCGTGTTGAAGGTGACGTAGGCACGGGCGGTACTGGGCCGCAGAACTGATTTCCGCTACGGGCGGGGTGCGCTCGGGACGACCGGCGTCGTTATCGGCGACTGCCCCTGACCCGGGCCCATCATTCCGCCGGGGCGGTACGTCGCGAACTCGTCGTCGCGTGTTTGTGTTCAGGCAAGGGCGAGGAACAGTTCTTCCATCTCGGCCTCGGTCATGGGTTCCTTGCCGTCGGGGGCATGCCCGGTCATGCATTCACGGAGCCCGGTCGCGACGATCTTGAATCCGGCTTTGTCCAGCGCGCGGGAGACGGCCGCAAGTTGAGTCACCACGTCCGCGGCGCGCTCGTACACGGGTTGCGCCCACGTTCGCCACCGAGCTCGCCAACTCCGAGGTCAGCGTCTACACCCTGAAGACACTGCTAGGCCACGAATCCATGGTCACCTCCGAGCGTTAGGTTATCGCTGCTGGCCATGAAACACGTTCTGCAGCAGCGTAAAACAGGCTCTGCGACCTCTTGGCGAAGACCACGCGCGTCGGACTAGGCGTCCGCTCAGTCAGTGTCCACGGCCTCAGGTTTCTCACGCCACCGCACCGGCCCGACCAAAGTGGGCCG
Proteins encoded in this window:
- a CDS encoding DUF302 domain-containing protein, which encodes MDIALPTSMQTTFADALARTRDALAKNGFGVLTEIDMKATLKAKLGEDMEDYVILGACNPPLAHRAVTLDRQIGLLLPCNVVVRADPDDAATVIVEAMNPQLLVEVTGEPALRAVADEVTAKLQAAIDSLHTKVPKT
- a CDS encoding DUF4395 family protein; its protein translation is MAIGAFTETNLDKQGFEGLDAGAKSRYALPLRFTPGVSTALIVIGLVLQSPVWLGAMALVALSGALLPRGMPIDLVYNLGVRHLFSAPPLPPTPRPRQFSYALSATLLAGSAVSMYYGLSALGLILGGMVVVGGAILTTSLWCLGSWYYRLIFGRRVAGTHGSHGGRRWTRPPRP